The Methanosarcina acetivorans C2A genome includes the window ACTGATTTTGAGATTGGCATTTCTGACATCCTCACCGCTCTTGGAGATATGTATGCGAAAGTGGGAGAGGAAGAAACGGAACCTGAAGATGCGGAACTCGAAACTGCACGGGAGTACTACGAAAAGGCCCTCAAACTGAATGAAAAAGAATTTGAACGGTATCCTGATGATTTAACATGCCAGGACGAGCTTATCAGGACTCTTGGCAAGCTTGGAGATTCATTTGCAGTCCAGGACAGGTACGAAGATGTAATTCCATTTTACCGGCGCATTGTCGAGATCAAGGAGCAGGTGGTCAGGGATGACCCCCGGAGATGGCTGGCTGTAAATTCTCTGACTAATTTCCTATATCAGCTGGGGTCCTATTATGGTAAGATTGAAGAAGTGGAACTTGAGAGGAAACAATATTCAAAAGCTGCGGAACTTTACTCAAGAGCTTTGCACGATAAAAACCTTCAGCATCAGATAAAAGAAGTGCTGGCTGTTGAAGTTCAGTCACATGGAACAGCCCTCCTTAAATCCGGAAAATATAATGCTGCAAAAGAAGCCCTGGATCTTGCCCTGGAATTCTTTGAAAACCTGTATGAAGAAGACCCGGAAGACGAAGAAAACTATCCTTTCATCTGTGAAGCCCTCTTCCAGAACGGAAATTTGCAAAGAGCCCTGGAAAACTTCGAAGAAGCGGCTAAAAGCTTTGATTCCCTGCTTCCTATTGTGGAAAAACTTCTCGAATCAAACCCGGAAAGTCCAGAAGCTCGTGAAAATGCTGGAGTTACATATACTAATGTTGGAGAAGTATATTCTCTTAACGGGGAGTATGAAAAGTCAAAGCAGGCTTTTGAAAGAGCCCTGACCATAAATGCAGTTCTTCTTGAGGAAGAACCGGATAACTCCCTCTACAAGATAAACCAGGCGCAAACATTTGAGAAATATGCAAAGTTACTCTCAAAACTGGGCAGAAGTGAGGAAGCAGAGGATTACAGCACAAAATCCGAGGAAATATACCGGAAACTGGCTGAAGAGGACAGCGATGAAGGAGACATTAATGAATAAAAATGAATTTTAAGAGCCATGTAGATCCGTGATTTTATGCACAAAACCTTCAGAGAATTTAACGGCAAAACCTATATGCTCGACGAACTGAGCTATTTCGGGCTTGATAAATCCGATGCCGAGAAAAGAAAAAAAATGATCAAAAAGAGCGGGCTTGGGGCCAGATGCATAAAGAAAGCAAATGGTAAATACGTAGTATACCGCGAGTATACCGGCGATATAAAGGAAGAAGACGGCTCTTCACTGTTTCGAGTTGGGTGAAAATACTTCCTCAGTTACAGGTTTCCAGTTCAAAAAAATAAATATGTAGCTTTCGTCTCCGCTTTCAAATCGAGCAGAAACTTCACTGCGTCAGGATGCAGCCCTACTCTGAAACTCATCAGACTTCATCCAGGCTTACAAACTTATCTTTTTCTTCAAGTTTTTTGTACTGGCGCTCCATGAATGCCTCATAATCAACTTCATCCATCAGGCGCTTGAGAATTTCGTTGTAGGTTTCCCCTTTCATGCCATACTTCTTTAGCCTGTCTCTTACGTCTTTTGTGACCGGAATTGTGGTAGCTTCACTCATAATGCTCTTTTAAGTTATTAAAGTTATAAGGACTTATAAGTTACTATTAATTACTTTTAATTAGCAGTTCCTGAAAAATCGAATCAAAATTTATTTCGATCTCTTCTGTCTTTTGGAAAAGATCACTTTCCTTCGTTGAGCGTGGCAGAAACTATTAGCATTACAATATGACTGCACATGTCCGAAAAAGTGTTATCCTATCCTCGAAAAGGGTTTTTAAATTCGCATGGTATCGAAAGCCTCCGCCAGCTTGTCTGGCGGCCCTTCCCCATAAGAAGAAAAAAGTTGAAGGAAGAAGGAGTAAAAAGGCTGAATGCCGAAAGAAAAAGCTTGAAAAAGCAGTAAAGAGAGATAAAAGAAGGAATAAGTTGTTATTTGTCAATTTTTTTACTTAATTGGGTTGTAATTTACCGATTCTCTTCTTTTTTGTCTTTTTATGGGACACGCCGCTCTCCTTCATCGAGCGTGACAAGAACGGTTCGGTAAGCCGAATATAGTTGTACGGGTCAGAGTTCAGTATTCAATTTTTTGCAATTCATGCTTATTAAACCAGCTCTCTTGTAAAGGATTTTTGCATGAGAGCGTCTATTACTTTGCTTTTTCGGGTGGGAGTTTCATGTGATCACTTGTTTTTAACTTAATCATTTATTTTTAATTTATTTTTTAGCTCGTTTTTAATCTGTTTTTAATCTTCTTTTTAACTTGTTTTGAGCATTAGTTTCGGGTATCTGGCTTTAAATGTTGTGCTTTGTTATGAACTTACCTTCGGCAGGTCGATATTTAATTTTTAATAATTTTTTACTGATGGCAATTTTGAAAATGATGTTCAATAATTGTGTGTATTTGTTAAGTTTACATATGACCAATTATTAATCACTCATGCTAAACTTTAAAGAAAAAAAATGATTCAATACTTATATAGGTTGTGAGAGTTGGATCACACGTTAACCAGCTTTAAACATAATAATAGTCATATTATGTTTTAAACGGCATCGGGAAAAATATTTTAATTTATAATGTCGACATGCCGAAATTAAGATGAAGGAAAGATTCGATCTTTTCATAAAAATTAACCTTAGGTGGTAAAAAGTCGGAATCTGAAACTCAAAACCCATCCCAGAAACCTGAAAATAAACCCAATACAATCCTCAAAACAGTTGAAATATTATCCCCCTTCAATATAGAATTTTCGGGAAAAACCTAGAAAAGCTAGCTGGATTTGTTTAATTTGAGGATCTTGGACAAGAATCTAAAAATTTAAAGAAGATCAGGAATTTTTCTTGGAGTGTGAGAGGCTGAAAATTATATAACCTGAACAAAGTGATGGACATGCTGGGATAAAATGAAACATTTTGTGATAATACAAAAATTATTATCCACAATTTTTATTAAAATCATATAATATTCTCTTCATTTCGTCTCTCATAATTAGACAATAAAATTGATCTTTTTCTTTGGCCTTATTATTATTTCTCATCATTATTTTTAATTCTTCACATAATTCATTGTTCAGATTGAAATTAGTTACTATCGAAATTAAATCCAAATCTTCATAGCATGTACATTTAAAAAACTGTCTGAATGTACTGTTTTCGCTATCAGTATTTTTTCTCCTTTCATTCTTGTCTGATATATCACTTGATTTCATAACAAATGCTACAGCTATGGTATCACCATAAAACTCAGTAGTAGCTTTCATGTCATAAATTTCATGACCATGATGATGTCCACCCGTCGTTCCAGTATAATGACCTATAATGTATTTCATACATTTCTTATATATTTCATTTTTAACATCCAAACAGTCGCTACAAGCTTCAACCCCGTGTATTTTCGTACTACATTTTTCTTTCAGGTTGTTCAACTGTTTTTTAAACTCTTCTGTAAATGCACCTTCTGGAAGTTCTACAATCTTTGTAAAGAATCCTAATTCATCAAATTTAACTAAAATAGTTTTAGACACTCTTTTCAACTGATTTGTGTTAATTTCGCTCTCTTTTATTTCTTTTATATGTTCATTATATTCGGACCAATCAATTTTTTTAAGTGATTCTATTAAAGGTGTCGCAAATTCAGGATCAACCGCATTGGCACATCCTAAGTGTCCAAATATTCTTTCTCTAAAAAAAGGATCATTTGATCTATTTTCTGCAACTGGACCATTAGTTTGGATATTATTAACAATTGCTTTTAGATTCTTTTTCTTGTTCCTACCAATACTAACTTTGTCGTTGACCACTAACCCTGTAACTTTTTGTCTTGAGCCTTTTGAAAACATTCTAGTTTTTTCATGATTCACAACAAATCCATCATCCTCAATGATCCCAATAATTTTTTCTTTGTGCATGGGAAGCTTATATGAGCCAGAAATCGTGACATCATCTGCATATCTTGAATACCTAAAATTTCGTCTTGCACAATATTTTGCTATCTTTTTGTCAAGTTTTAAAGCGACCAAGTTGGCTAACATTGGACTTGTAGGTGCACCCTGAGGTAATTTCCAATGATAAGTACAAAGATCAGCAAGTGTCCAAGCAATTTTTTTAGTATACCCAGCCGATTTAAATACATAATAAACAGATCTGAAATTTATGCTTGGGAAAAAATCTTTAATGTCGACACCTAATACCAGATCTTGATTTACATGCACTTTAGCATTAGTAAAAATCGTCTTACCAGGAATGAATCCATGTGCGTAATCGCCAGAATTTAACTTATATAAAATATTGTCTAAAATCCATCTTTGAATATATTTCATTTTTTTAGATGGTGCATTGATTTCCCTAAAATCCCCATTTTTCTTAGGTAGTTTAAATGTAATATATCCTTTCTTTTTGTTTGACAGAAAAAGATTAACTTGTTTAAGCGAAGAATTTGTTAGTTTGCAAAAGTGGTTGATGTCATATATGTAAGGTAAATTTTTTGATTTTAATCGTTTGAAGGACTTGAATTGTTCTTCGTATTCCTCTTCAGTTAGGTTTGGAATTATGCCTTCTTCTGTGTAATTTTTAAACAAGATTTGTAATTTTTCATCTTCTGTTAGTTTATTTTCCACAGACACCACTATAACCAACTTAAAAAAATATATTGATAAATATGTTTTAGTTGCCCTCACTAAATCGTTGGGCGATTTACTGCATGGAATATCCAGTGCAGCCAGGGTACCGGCGGAGCGGATATTTCATGTTTTCGGCCAAAGGTTTACCTTTGCTAAGTATGGCATTTGCATGGTGTAACACCACACATAACTCTCTGGCGAGAGTTAATTCAAAACTGAGGGCAACTGAAGAAATGGAAGTTTACATAATATAAATATTTGACGATGTGAAACAGTTATTAAGGAAAAGTAAGAAAAATGATAACTTTTTTCATTCATATTTATTCACAATGATCCAAAGTAAATCGATCTTTGTGTATCCATCCGCTTTAAAAAGACCTTCCGATGATTGCTGTTAGTAGTAAATGATAACCGAGTAACAAACGCCCCTGCCATCTTGCCTGACGATCTTTTGCTGATTCTCTTCTTTTTTGTCTTTTTATGGGACACGCCGCTCTCCTTCATCGAGCGTGACAAGAACGGTTCAGTAAGCC containing:
- a CDS encoding retron St85 family RNA-directed DNA polymerase, giving the protein MENKLTEDEKLQILFKNYTEEGIIPNLTEEEYEEQFKSFKRLKSKNLPYIYDINHFCKLTNSSLKQVNLFLSNKKKGYITFKLPKKNGDFREINAPSKKMKYIQRWILDNILYKLNSGDYAHGFIPGKTIFTNAKVHVNQDLVLGVDIKDFFPSINFRSVYYVFKSAGYTKKIAWTLADLCTYHWKLPQGAPTSPMLANLVALKLDKKIAKYCARRNFRYSRYADDVTISGSYKLPMHKEKIIGIIEDDGFVVNHEKTRMFSKGSRQKVTGLVVNDKVSIGRNKKKNLKAIVNNIQTNGPVAENRSNDPFFRERIFGHLGCANAVDPEFATPLIESLKKIDWSEYNEHIKEIKESEINTNQLKRVSKTILVKFDELGFFTKIVELPEGAFTEEFKKQLNNLKEKCSTKIHGVEACSDCLDVKNEIYKKCMKYIIGHYTGTTGGHHHGHEIYDMKATTEFYGDTIAVAFVMKSSDISDKNERRKNTDSENSTFRQFFKCTCYEDLDLISIVTNFNLNNELCEELKIMMRNNNKAKEKDQFYCLIMRDEMKRILYDFNKNCG
- a CDS encoding DUF7557 family protein: MSEATTIPVTKDVRDRLKKYGMKGETYNEILKRLMDEVDYEAFMERQYKKLEEKDKFVSLDEV